GATTCTCAGGGTTATGTTTGTAATTGGAATAAAGGTCCATCCTTGTTTTATATGTTATATTCTTTGCAAGGGGCTTTACCCAGTTCACGGTCAGATACGCACCGATTTCAGTCTTTACATGTTTGCCCGTATCTACCCCAAATGCACCCTGTGACGCCAGCCGGTCATCCATGACAATGACATAACGCGCGGTGACAGGAGAAAAGAATACGGAGAGCTGATCACTTGGCTTGTAGTCAAGACCAGGAGAGAGCAGCACATAGGCAGGAGCGAAGAAACGGGAAACCAGTGAAGGTTTTACAGAGTCTACATTAGAATAAAGATACCCATCTGTAAACTGCGTGCGGACATCTAACAAGGCACTGAGAAAGAGGTTTTTACCTATTTCATAACCGTACTTTGTGGTCAGTCCGATACGGTCATCACTCTTACGACCACCAAGGCTGGTCGTGTTAACATAACCATAGGCCAGGTCGAGTACGTTATCCCAGTTATGCTTTCCTTTTTTATAAAAAGCATATGCATTCAGATTAGAAGCTACGGAGAAGGAGAATTTATCACCACCCGCAGCCCAGTTTGTCAGGCTTCCCTGGTTAATATTCAGATTGAAGATGCCACCTTTCTTCCATAAAGCAGGAACGGTATCAGCGGCGTCTTTCTTGATTCTTCCGCTGGCTTCTTCCCTGGATGTCTTCATCCAGTCGCTCTGTGCATACAGCGTCTGGAAGCATACCAAAAAACAAATAATAGTCAGGACGGATTTTCTCATCAGTGTAAATAATTAATAATGCTATGGATAATAGTGCCGTTATATGGGCGTTACGAACATATCGCGTTATATCAAACGCGGTCGCAAAAATATAAAACCGGGAGGAAAATTTCGGGGATTGGAAAAGAAAAGCCGGACACAGGGGCCCGGTCCGGCTATAAAATCAGCTTATTTATTCTTTAATGCATCACGGATCTCCATGAGCAGTTTTTCCTGTGTAGTTGGCGCTGGTGGTGCTGCTGGTGCGGGTGCTTCTTCCTTCTTCTTACGCATCGTGTTGATAAACTTCACCACCAGGAAGATGCAGAACGCGATCAATATAAACTCAATAATTGTCTGTATGAATGCCCCATAAGCAAGTACTGTAACACCCTTTTCCTTCGCTTGGGCGAGCGTTGTCACAGGCGTGTCGCTGGAGCCAAGCTGAACAAACTTCTCTTTAAAATCAATTTTACCGGTGACCATACCAAGTATAGGCATGAATATATTCTCAACCAGCGAGTTTACGATCTTCTGAAACGCACCACCGATGATCACACCGACAGCCAGGTCAATAACATTGCCACGGGTAGCAAACTCTTTAAATTCTTTGAAAAAAGACATAACACAACTTTTTAAAGGGTGAAGACAATCAGTCGCTAAGATAGCTATTATAAGTTATAACGTTTAATACACATACATTTTACTGTTCCAGGTTAGGATACTGCATGCTGAACGAGCGAAGTGTATCCCTCAACGTTTGTGCCACCACGTATTCTTTATACCAGTTCTTATCTGCCGGTACTACAACCCATTTGATGTCATTGCATTGTTCAAGTGCATCTTCATACACCTTTCTGTATTCTTTCCAGAGCTTTGCCTCTACTGCGTCACTTTTATTATACTTCCACATCTTTCGTGGATCTTCCAGTCTTTCCTGTAGTCTTTTGCTCTGTTCTTCCTGAGAGATATGCAGATAGAATTTAAGGATAGTTGTATTGTTATCTTCAGCGAGCAACCGTTCAAAATCATTGATGGCGCGCATCCTTTTTTCAGCGGTTTCATCGTCGATCCATTTATGGACACGCTGTATCAGAATGTCTTCATAATGAGAACGGTTAAACACCTGTATCATTCCTCTCGCAGGGGCGTGACGGTGTACACGCCACAGGAAGTCATGCTCTTTCTCTTCATCAGTCGGCGCCTTAAACGATTTCACGTTAATACCCTGTGGGTTCATGTTGCCAAGTACTTTCCGGATGAGTCCATCTTTGCCGCTGGCATCCATTCCCTGCAAGATGATCAGAATAGCATGTTGGTGCTCGGCATACAATAGGTTTTGCAATTCATCCAGCTCCTTCAGGATTTCCTTCGTCATTATTTTGATCGCTTCTTTCTCCATTCCTTCGGGTGGGGTAGTGCTGATATCGGATAATCTGATCTTACTCATGCAAAAAGGGTTAGTTGATCTATTTGTAACAAAATATACTCCGAAGTGTTGTCATACAACGAAATTCTACTCAACCATGTAGTAAAATATTCGGACCTTGCACGTTTAAAATAGACCTATCGTGAACAACCGTGCCATTCACTGGAGCATCTTTATTCTCTTATCTCTGACCTGGGGCAGCTCATTCATTCTGATGAAAATTGGCCTGGAAGCCCTTTCCCCATATCAGGTGGCCAGCCTTCGACTGTTAAGTGCAGGCATTGCATTATTACCCTTCTTTTTCAAATTTATCCGTCAGACGCCGCTGAACAAGATACCCATGATCATTCTGTCGGGCATCCTGGGGAACCTTTTACCCGCATATCTTTTCTGTATTGCAGAAACACGTATAGACAGTGCACTGGCAGGTATCCTGAACAGCCTTGTACCACTGATGGCGTTACTGGCAGGCTTCTTTCTATTTCGTTCGCCTATTGTAAAGAAACAATTACTGGGGATTGGCCTGGGCCTGTTGGGAGTCGTGCTGCTGTTTGCCGTGAAGGGCGTCAATGCCGGTTACTGGTATTACGGCCTGTGGATCGTAGTGGCCACTATTTGTTATGGATTGAATATAGCCCTGGTACATCATCACCTGAAAGGATACAGTTCATTGCAGCTTGGATCTATTGCGCTGTTCTTTTGTGCAATGTTTGCCCTGCCGGTACTGATCTTTACCGGCTTTTTCAGTATACTATCCGGGCCTGCCATTCCCTGGAGCGCATTGGGAGCCAGCGTGACTCTGGGTATATTGGGCAGCGGTATTGCCTCTGTTTTATTCTATATACTGATCAATAAGGCAGGTGCAATGTTTGCCTCTATGGTGACCTATGCACTGCCGGTAGTTGCCATAGGCTGGGGCTTACTGGCGGGAGAAAAGATCTCCGTTCTTCAGGTATTATGTATGCTGGTGATCCTTGCGAGTGTATATATTGTCAATAAAGCAAAACGCTGATCCGAAGGACCAGCGTTTTGTATAACTTCTTATAGTAAGTTTAGTCTTTGTTAGATCACCATGATCTCTTTCTCTTTCTGAGCGGTATGTTTGTCTACCATCTCAATAAATTTGTTGGTCAAACCCTGTACATCTGCTTCCGCATCTTTAGCAGAATCTTCACTCAGACCTTCCTTCTGCAGTTTCTTGATCGATTCGATCGCATCTCTGCGGATGTTTCTGATAGAAACTTTTGCCTGTTCGCCTTCACCTAATGCACGTTTTACAAATTCTTTCCTTCTTTCTTCTGTTAATGGCGGCAGGAACAAACGGATGATAATACCATCGTTCTGTGGGTTAATACCGATATTGGAAGCAATGATGGCCCTTTCGATTGGCTGGAGCATATTCCTTTCCCATGGCTGCACAGTCAGGGTACGGGCATCAGCCACAGTAATGTTGGCTACCTGCGCAAGTGCGGTAGGCGCACCGTAGTAGTCTACCATGATGCCGTCGAGTATCTGCGGATTAGCTTTACCGGCCCTGATCTTAGTGAGTTCCTGTTCCAGGTGTCCGATTGCCTTACGCATAGTGGCGGAGGTATCTTCTATAATTAACGTTAGATCATCTTGCATAGCAAAAAATAATTAAGTGCCTGCAAACCTACAGGATTTATCTGAATTTGGAAAGTCGGAACAGGGGAGATGGTCCCGGTACAAGATAACCGGGCCTGAAATTATTTATCCTGGAGAACACCCTTTGTGCTTACACGCAGGATTTTAGGATGATTTATAGCCGTCTGGGCTTCACTGGCAGCATCGCTGATTGCGGCAACAGCCATAGCACGCAGCATAGCCTCCCTTCTTTTCTTCATCTGGTAAAGTATACCGGTGAGGAGCAGGGCAGAACCAAGTATCACGCTTAACAGATAAGCGGAACCAATATTCTGCAGGGCAAAAGCCAGACCGATATAGCCTGCATTGATGCTCACCATTACGATGGTCGTCTGTCTGTGATTCAAACCGAGCTCCAGCAGGTAGTGGTGGATGTGGTTACGGTCAGCTGAAAAAGGCGACCTTCCATGCATCATACGGATAGCAAAAACGCGCAAAGTATCGAAAAGCGGCATCACCAGAATAGCGATAGCCACAATAGGTACGGAGTTTACAGGCAGCTTTCCTGCCGGATTACCAGCTACATCGATGAATTTGATCACCAGGATCGCATTCACCAGACCTACCATCAGAGACCCGGTATCACCCATGAAGATGCGGGCAGGAGAAATGTTATAGATCAGGAATGCAGCAAGTCCACCTGACATTGCAAATCCCATTACAGCATACAACAGCTCACCGGTATACAGGAAATAGGTACCCATTACACCGGATACCAGCATACCAATACTGCCCGCCAGGCCGTCAATACCGTCTATCAGGTTGAAGGCGTTAATGATCACCAGGAATGTAAAGTAAGTAAGCAGCAGGCTGATATATGGAGGCAGGGCTTCTATTCCCAATATGCCATACATACTATTGATCTGCAAATTACCGAGGTATATAACTGCGAAAGAAGCCATTAACTGGCCAATAAGTTTCTTTAAGGGGGAAAGTCCAACAATGTCATCCTTCATGCCAACCATGAAAATAACAATAAACGCAGCGACCATGTACTGAAATGGGGAATCGGCAAAAGCAGGTACGCACACTGCAGATGCCATCACAAATCCTGAAAAAAAACCGATACCTCCTAAAGTTGGTATGCGTGCTTTGTGTGATTTCCGTTCGTCCGGTTCGTCATAAAGATGCTTCAATTCTGCAACCCTTATTAACACAGGTATCGCAAAATAGGTTATAACAAAACTCAGGACAGTCGCAATTAAAACATTCTCCATGTTGGGAGGGGCTTGATTCCTGCAAAGATATTAATTCCAACCAAATGTGTATCAAAAAAACTGGAAATTAAAAAGAATTGAGCCTTAATCACTAAAAACCTTTAGCTTAGAGACTAAATATGCCAGATTCTATCTAAATTCTATTAATTTAGCAATCTCAAAAATTTGCAATTATCATGCCTCAGTTGAAAGACATAGCAACTCAAATAAGACGGGATATAGTTCGTATGGTGCATGGCTGCCAAAGCGGCCATCCAGGCGGTTCTTTAGGATGTGCAGATTTCTTTACCGCCCTTTATTTTAAGGTGATGCAGCATAAGCCGCAGCCTTTTGAAATGGACGGTTTAGATCAGGACCTGTTTTTCCTTTCCAACGGGCACATTTCTCCAGTATTCTACAGCACTTTAGCCCATGCAGGCTATTTTGACAAAGCAGAACTGGCCACTTTCCGTAAACTCAATTCCCGCCTCCAGGGTCACCCTACTACACACGAACACCTTCCAGGTATACGGGTAGCTTCAGGTTCCCTAGGCCAGGGTATGAGTGTGGCTATCGGTGCTGCACTCTCCAAGAAATTAAATAATGACGATCGTCTGGTATTCTCCCTCCATGGTGATGGAGAGCTGGAAGAAGGTCAGAACTGGGAAGCGATCATGTTCGCTCCTCACCATAAAGTGGATAATCTGATCGTAACAGTTGACTGGAACGGCCAGCAGATCGACGGTACCGTTGAGGATGTAGCAGGTCTGGGTGATCTGGAACCTAAGTTTGCTGCTTTCGGTTGGAAAGTACTGCACATGAATGGTAATGACATGGATGAAGTAGTGGCGACACTGGAAAAGGCAGTTAGCCTGACCGGTCAGGGCCAGCCTATCGTTATCCTGATGAAGACAGTAATGGGTCAGGGTGTTGACTTCATGGAAGGTCACCACGAATGGCACGGTATAGCTCCAAGTGATGAGCAACTGGCCAAAGCACTGGCACAGTTACCAGAAACACTGGGTGACTACTAGTCCGTTAAGAATCTGGCAACAATACATAAAAAAGGACCTGGTGTGGTAGTAACAATACCACCGCTGGTGACTAACATACTGAACCAGGCTGTTCCTGATAGTGAATAGCCTGGTTTATTATTTCGCTATTACCTCAATAAAAAAGCCTCCGGATACGGAGGCCTGTAATAAATTATAACTGACTTCTAGGAACAATATGTATCAGGTCGCTTTTAACTCAATAGCCTGACGGCCAGCCCTTCTCGCCGGATACCAACTCGCGGCTCCTGCGATGACAATGATAGTCACACTTACCAGCAGAAAATCGGAAACATGCATGCTGACAGGATATGCATTTACCAGGAAAGAATCCTCC
The DNA window shown above is from Chitinophaga agri and carries:
- the frr gene encoding ribosome recycling factor, which encodes MQDDLTLIIEDTSATMRKAIGHLEQELTKIRAGKANPQILDGIMVDYYGAPTALAQVANITVADARTLTVQPWERNMLQPIERAIIASNIGINPQNDGIIIRLFLPPLTEERRKEFVKRALGEGEQAKVSIRNIRRDAIESIKKLQKEGLSEDSAKDAEADVQGLTNKFIEMVDKHTAQKEKEIMVI
- a CDS encoding MraY family glycosyltransferase yields the protein MKHLYDEPDERKSHKARIPTLGGIGFFSGFVMASAVCVPAFADSPFQYMVAAFIVIFMVGMKDDIVGLSPLKKLIGQLMASFAVIYLGNLQINSMYGILGIEALPPYISLLLTYFTFLVIINAFNLIDGIDGLAGSIGMLVSGVMGTYFLYTGELLYAVMGFAMSGGLAAFLIYNISPARIFMGDTGSLMVGLVNAILVIKFIDVAGNPAGKLPVNSVPIVAIAILVMPLFDTLRVFAIRMMHGRSPFSADRNHIHHYLLELGLNHRQTTIVMVSINAGYIGLAFALQNIGSAYLLSVILGSALLLTGILYQMKKRREAMLRAMAVAAISDAASEAQTAINHPKILRVSTKGVLQDK
- a CDS encoding DMT family transporter, yielding MNNRAIHWSIFILLSLTWGSSFILMKIGLEALSPYQVASLRLLSAGIALLPFFFKFIRQTPLNKIPMIILSGILGNLLPAYLFCIAETRIDSALAGILNSLVPLMALLAGFFLFRSPIVKKQLLGIGLGLLGVVLLFAVKGVNAGYWYYGLWIVVATICYGLNIALVHHHLKGYSSLQLGSIALFFCAMFALPVLIFTGFFSILSGPAIPWSALGASVTLGILGSGIASVLFYILINKAGAMFASMVTYALPVVAIGWGLLAGEKISVLQVLCMLVILASVYIVNKAKR
- a CDS encoding transketolase, translated to MPQLKDIATQIRRDIVRMVHGCQSGHPGGSLGCADFFTALYFKVMQHKPQPFEMDGLDQDLFFLSNGHISPVFYSTLAHAGYFDKAELATFRKLNSRLQGHPTTHEHLPGIRVASGSLGQGMSVAIGAALSKKLNNDDRLVFSLHGDGELEEGQNWEAIMFAPHHKVDNLIVTVDWNGQQIDGTVEDVAGLGDLEPKFAAFGWKVLHMNGNDMDEVVATLEKAVSLTGQGQPIVILMKTVMGQGVDFMEGHHEWHGIAPSDEQLAKALAQLPETLGDY
- a CDS encoding PPK2 family polyphosphate kinase; the encoded protein is MSKIRLSDISTTPPEGMEKEAIKIMTKEILKELDELQNLLYAEHQHAILIILQGMDASGKDGLIRKVLGNMNPQGINVKSFKAPTDEEKEHDFLWRVHRHAPARGMIQVFNRSHYEDILIQRVHKWIDDETAEKRMRAINDFERLLAEDNNTTILKFYLHISQEEQSKRLQERLEDPRKMWKYNKSDAVEAKLWKEYRKVYEDALEQCNDIKWVVVPADKNWYKEYVVAQTLRDTLRSFSMQYPNLEQ
- a CDS encoding DUF3078 domain-containing protein, with amino-acid sequence MRKSVLTIICFLVCFQTLYAQSDWMKTSREEASGRIKKDAADTVPALWKKGGIFNLNINQGSLTNWAAGGDKFSFSVASNLNAYAFYKKGKHNWDNVLDLAYGYVNTTSLGGRKSDDRIGLTTKYGYEIGKNLFLSALLDVRTQFTDGYLYSNVDSVKPSLVSRFFAPAYVLLSPGLDYKPSDQLSVFFSPVTARYVIVMDDRLASQGAFGVDTGKHVKTEIGAYLTVNWVKPLAKNITYKTRMDLYSNYKHNPENLDLFWTNSLNLQVNKYITANVSLDMIYDDDVRVFTNEKTGVLGPRLQVKQVIGVGFTAKF
- the mscL gene encoding large conductance mechanosensitive channel protein MscL, translating into MSFFKEFKEFATRGNVIDLAVGVIIGGAFQKIVNSLVENIFMPILGMVTGKIDFKEKFVQLGSSDTPVTTLAQAKEKGVTVLAYGAFIQTIIEFILIAFCIFLVVKFINTMRKKKEEAPAPAAPPAPTTQEKLLMEIRDALKNK